The window GGTTGACCGTGTTGAGCGTGAGCCCCTCGCCCTCGATGGGGTAGGCGCCCACGTCGGCCAGGAAGGAATCGTCCACCGCCACAATGGTGCCGTCGCGCTTGAAGCCGATCTTCGCCTCGTGGACTTGGTCACGATCGTGACCGCTGGTGACGAGGTCCTCGCCGCGCCCGCTGATCCACTTGACGGGCTTGCCCGTCTTGAGCGCGGCCGCGGCGACCAGCATCTCCTCCGGATAGATCGAGCCCTTGGGGCCGAAGCCGCCGCCGACGTCGGGCACCATCACGCGGATCTGCTCCGCGGGAAGTTCCAGGACGGCGGCCAGCGAGTCGCGGAGCGAATACGGGTTTTGCGTGGAGGACCACACGGTGAGCGTGCCCGTGTCCACGTCGTGATAGGCCAGCGCCCCGCGCGTCTCGATGAAGGCGCCGGCGATCCGCGGGTGCCTGATCCTTTCACTGACGACTACGTCGCACTGAGCCCAGGCCTTCTCGACATCACCATAGTGCGCGCCGACGGGGAGCGTGGTGTTGTCGGGCCAGTCGTGGATCGGCGGCTTCGCGGTCACAGCTTTTTCGGTATTCGCGGCGACGGGCAGAGGCTCGTACTCGATCTCGACCGCCTGCGCCCCGTCGGCAGCGGCGTACGCGCTCTCGGCCAGCACGATGGCGACGCCCTCGCCCACGTAGCGGACGCGCTCGTGCGCGAGGACGGGCACGGCGAAGGCGCGGCCCTTGTACTGGCCCCCATACGCCGCGGGCATGGAGCGCTTGATCTCCGGCAGGTCGGGCGCCGTCCACACCGCCGCCACGCCGGGCAGGGCCCGGGCGGCCTCGACGCCTATCTTAATGATGCGGGCGTGGGCACGGCGGCTCCTCACCACGGCCATGTGGAGCAAGCTGGGCCGGGAGAGGTCGTCCACGTAGCGGCCGGCGCCCGTGAGGAGCCGGTGGTCTTCCTTGCGCTTGGGAGACGCGCCGATCAGGTCTTGGGGCGAAGTCACGAAGAGGAGTGTATACGCGGGGGCGCGGGTTCGTCTACGAGACCGGCTTGGTCGCCTTGAGCGAGAACATCAGGGGGAGCCGCGGGAAGCGCGGGCCCAGGCCCCAAGAGCCCCGCTCGACCAGCTCCGTGAAGGCGATGACCTTCCACGTGCAGTAGGGGAACTCGTGGAGGAAGTCGATCCGGAGCCCGGCGGTCACCAGCGCGTTCACGATATCACCCATGCTGTGCTGCCAGATGTGCTCGGGCGTCGTGTATCTGGTCGCCTCGTCGACATAGTCGGCGGCGGGCGGCCAGCGCGTGCCGGCCGGGTCGTGGAAGTACGGGAAGCGCGGGCGCAGTTCCGTCGAGCCGTCCGTGATGTTGTCGTCCGTCGGGAAGACCCGGATGAACGGGTGGGCCTCGGCGATGTAGAAGATCCCGCCAGGCTCGAGGTAGCGGGCGACGATCTCCCCCCAGCGCTTCAGGTCGGGGAGCCAGCAGAGCACGCCGTGGGAGGTGAAGACGATGTCGAATCGTCCCGATAGCGCCGTCGGCAAGTCATAGAGGTTGGACTCGACGAAGCGCGCGTCGACCCCGACCTCGGTGGCCAGCGAGCGGGCGAGTGCGATGGATTTCGGGGAGAAATCGACGCCGGTGACGATGGCTCCCCGCCGGGCCCACGAGAGCGTGCCGAGCCCGAAGTGACACTGCAGGTGCAGGAGCGTCTTGCCGGCGACGTCGCCGAGCTCCTCGACCTCGATCCGGTGCAACTGGCACCGCCCGGCCTTGAAGTCTTCGATGCCGT is drawn from Candidatus Methylomirabilota bacterium and contains these coding sequences:
- a CDS encoding molybdopterin cofactor-binding domain-containing protein, producing the protein MTSPQDLIGASPKRKEDHRLLTGAGRYVDDLSRPSLLHMAVVRSRRAHARIIKIGVEAARALPGVAAVWTAPDLPEIKRSMPAAYGGQYKGRAFAVPVLAHERVRYVGEGVAIVLAESAYAAADGAQAVEIEYEPLPVAANTEKAVTAKPPIHDWPDNTTLPVGAHYGDVEKAWAQCDVVVSERIRHPRIAGAFIETRGALAYHDVDTGTLTVWSSTQNPYSLRDSLAAVLELPAEQIRVMVPDVGGGFGPKGSIYPEEMLVAAAALKTGKPVKWISGRGEDLVTSGHDRDQVHEAKIGFKRDGTIVAVDDSFLADVGAYPIEGEGLTLNTVN
- a CDS encoding class I SAM-dependent methyltransferase; translation: MDLNREHWDEATDIHARGNVYGIEDFKAGRCQLHRIEVEELGDVAGKTLLHLQCHFGLGTLSWARRGAIVTGVDFSPKSIALARSLATEVGVDARFVESNLYDLPTALSGRFDIVFTSHGVLCWLPDLKRWGEIVARYLEPGGIFYIAEAHPFIRVFPTDDNITDGSTELRPRFPYFHDPAGTRWPPAADYVDEATRYTTPEHIWQHSMGDIVNALVTAGLRIDFLHEFPYCTWKVIAFTELVERGSWGLGPRFPRLPLMFSLKATKPVS